From the genome of Desulfurella amilsii:
AGTTGTTTTTATAAGAATTTGCTAAATTAATTATATCTTGTGTTGTTGCATTTCTTCCATTAAGCATTTTGTTTACAATATCACTTTCACTATTATTAAGCGAATTATCTACCTGATTTTCTACTTTAATATTTAAATCAGACATAACTATACCTCCTAAAAATAGATTTAGGTTTAAATCTAAACCCAAATAATATTATAATCAAATTATCAAAAAAATCAAGCATATTTATATTTTTTTTTATTTAGTTGACTTTTATACTTTGTTTTTTTCTTTAAGTTTCTTTCTAACTTTATTAGCTACTTTGTAGACCTTATAAAGTTTTGCAAGAAACGCAATTACAGCAGGTAAAATTCCTGTTACAGCCAAAATAATGATTATAATTATTATAATAATTATAATCATAGTAATAAATATTATAGCAATAATTTGCCTGTTTTGTTTTATTTGGTCGGAAATTACATTGCTATTTCCCGGACCGCTACCGCCGTCTTTGCCATACTTTGTCAAATCTCCAAGCGTGCCTGTTGTGGTAAGCTGATTATAAACTTTTTGAACCTGTTTTACATAAAGGTTGTTTTCGCTTAATTTGCTTCTATCATAGCCTTTATTGTAACAATCTACTGCAATCCAATTATTTCCAAATTTAGACATACAGCCCGCTAAAACTCTTGCGCCCGCATTAATGTTTGTTGGTATATCAAAAACATTGCCTAAATTTAGTCCTAAACCACCAAAATTTGTTGTGTTAATCTGCATAAGACCGTAATCCGTAGAACCATCTGAGTTATGATTGACAGCTCTTGGATTTAAAGTGCTTTCGTGGACTGCAAGAGAATAAAGCAAATAAGGATTTATACCGTATTTCTGTCCGATTTGATTAAATGTGTCAACATATTGAAGTTTTGAGTCAAGCGTTCCCATTGTTGATTGATTAGCGTTTGTTACAGACGGAGTTTCTGCAAAAGAAAATTGAAAAAATACTAATAACAGCGCAATAATAAAAAATATACGCTTCATATCGTAATTATAAATCAAATTAACTTAAAAATCAATGTAAAAAAAACTTTTAAATATGTTAATTGATTTTTTTAAACAAAAAACCCCACTCAGCCAAAAAGCCAAGCGGGGTTGAAAATTAAAATAATAAATGAAATAAATTTGATAACCTTAATAAATAAATCAATCCAAGTTGCAATAAGTTTTTTATTTGAGACAACAATGCAAAAACAATAGAAACTATTATTGCCTTTTCGTAAAATGTTCCATAAACAAACTTATTCCAAACCCATCTGAATAATATAACAAAAACAAATTTAAAAGGTATCCAAAGATACCTAAAAAATGTTTTTATACCTATCCACAAATAATGGATTATCTTTTTAAAGATAACCCATATATTTGTCAATTTTGCTTTTTCAAGCTCATTTTCTAACTCATTCATATCACCTCCTTTTAAAAGGGAGATTTCAATCTCCCTAAGCTATTTCTAAGGCTACAAACTGCCCTGTTTGCCTATGTTTTCCAACATAAACAATCTTATTAGGCAATTTGCAGACCGCAAATTTTTTACCTGTTTTGGCAGATGTTTTCCAAACATACTTGCCAACAACCTTGTTTTCCGATATAACCTTTCCATCTTTTAACTGATAAACCTTATTCTCTATCTTAAAGATGGCAAGATTGTTTTCAACCTTAACCTGCGATACAACCTTAAACTTAGTCTTAACCACTCTATCATCAACCTTTGTTTCAACAACAGTTTTCTCTTCTGTTGTTTCGGTAGTTGTGATATCGTGTGTTTCGGACATTATTGCATCGCTGAATAAATCGGCTTGCACTGCTTTTGTCCAAGCTGATTTAACATCAATATTTACTTCGTCTTTCTCTGCGATTGACCTCGCAAGTGCCGCAATCATTGATGTATCAGCTTCGGACAACGCTACAAGCCCTTTATCAGACAAATCGCCCTCTGTTGCTAATGACGCTTCCATTTTGGAAGCTATTAACTTAATAGCTCTTTCCTGTAAGGTATTTGCGTAAGTTAAATAATATACCTTTACAGGTTTTGTCTGACCTATGCGCCAGCTTCTGCGTGACGCTTGTCGCAGTGTAAAAATACTATAACCCGTTTGAAAAAATACTATTGATGGGTAATCATAAAGGTCTAACCCTGTTTGAACTAATCTTGGATTTACAATAAGCACATCATTATCATTGTGCTTTGTAATCCAAGCTTCCCTTTGCTCTACCTTTTTAGTAGAACTTGAGTATAACAGGTCTATCTTTATGCCATCAATAGCATCTTCCAACCTTTCTTTCAA
Proteins encoded in this window:
- a CDS encoding lytic transglycosylase domain-containing protein, giving the protein MKRIFFIIALLLVFFQFSFAETPSVTNANQSTMGTLDSKLQYVDTFNQIGQKYGINPYLLYSLAVHESTLNPRAVNHNSDGSTDYGLMQINTTNFGGLGLNLGNVFDIPTNINAGARVLAGCMSKFGNNWIAVDCYNKGYDRSKLSENNLYVKQVQKVYNQLTTTGTLGDLTKYGKDGGSGPGNSNVISDQIKQNRQIIAIIFITMIIIIIIIIIIILAVTGILPAVIAFLAKLYKVYKVANKVRKKLKEKNKV
- a CDS encoding helicase-related protein codes for the protein VFKEKAGISPLLISYLLENSVYIKLADISSSLPSYEEEIISVEMSEEQAKVYKNFEAKITDKVRKMLVMGSKAGLGKMVQSLYALPDGIRRGESVELGREFVIAPPVDEPITTKEQQLIDIVKAEKEAGRKVLVFLEHTGTRDLMPELKERLEDAIDGIKIDLLYSSSTKKVEQREAWITKHNDNDVLIVNPRLVQTGLDLYDYPSIVFFQTGYSIFTLRQASRRSWRIGQTKPVKVYYLTYANTLQERAIKLIASKMEASLATEGDLSDKGLVALSEADTSMIAALARSIAEKDEVNIDVKSAWTKAVQADLFSDAIMSETHDITTTETTEEKTVVETKVDDRVVKTKFKVVSQVKVENNLAIFKIENKVYQLKDGKVISENKVVGKYVWKTSAKTGKKFAVCKLPNKIVYVGKHRQTGQFVALEIA